The DNA window TTCTGGTAAAGCTGAGTTACTTCGGAAGGTGTCGGTGGTTTATGCACTACAAGGTGATTGCCATTACTGCTATGCCAATAGCTTTGGCCATCGTAACCCATAGCCTGTTGAAACGGCCCAACATGAGCACTGCCTGCCATGCGCTTGGCGCAGAGATCGGTCAAGTATTCCATCGTGCCCGCTAATTGGGCGACGTGAACATCTTCTTGCACCTTTATCCTGCAGATTTTGTCCCACGCCCATCCTCCCATCGCAACTTTGCTTTGGGCAAGCATAGCCTCAGCTATCGCCCCCGCCCCTTGATGATCAGCTGATGTCGGGATTGTCTCCACGCATGATGCGGTGCATGTGAGGCCTCCAACGAACAAGCCAAGCCATGGCACCAACTTTCTGACAATATTCATCTCACCCCCGGGTCAAAATAATCTGAAACCCACATAAAATCGTGCCTGCAAGATTATCCACTCCTCCTGTGAACCACATTACCCTCATGATGATGCCTTGTTTTCGAAGTGGTTCCGGAGCTATCGAGGAAGCTTGAGAATAAATCCCGCAATCATCGTTTGCAATCGAAGATCCCGAGACAGATTGAAAAAATGAAAACGTAGGTTATTGCATCTTAAGTTGGACTTACCCTGCTCTTAGACACTCCGCACCCTCACAAAAAGCCTGTTCAAAGGCCTCGGGACTGACGCCGCGGATGTGGCTATGACAACGGGTTCCATTGCAGAAGACCTCGATGTAGTCGAAGATATCGGCACGGGCGAGATCGCGGGTTTTATAAACGGGCTTGCGGATACGTTCCTTCTTCAAGCTGCTGAAGAAGGACCCACGATGGCATTGTCCCAGCAATTGCCACGTCGGCTCATACTGGGCTGCAGGTTGTGTTCTCGGCAGAAGCGCCGCCAGTCATCGCTGCCAAACTGTGTCCCCTGGTCGGAATGAACGAGAACGCGTTGCTGAGGATTGCGTCGGAGCACGGCCATGAACAAGGCGTCCAGAACGATCTCGCGCGCCAGCGTCGGCTTCATTGACCACCCCACGATCTTGCGGGCATAGAGATCCACTACGACCGCCAGATAAAGCCAGCCCTGCCACGTCCGGATATAGGTAATATCCGTCACCCATACTTGATCCGGCCGCTCGACGGTAAAGGCCCGATTGAGATGATTGGGCGCAATGATCGAGGGCCGGCCTGCGATGTGGCGTGGTGCTTTGTATCACCGTAACGCCTTGATCTTGTGCGCACGCATGATCTGGGCCACACGATGCCTTCAGACATGGGTTTTGTGCAACCACGCATAAAAGCCGCTGCGCGAAGCGCCTGGCACGCGACACATCGTGGCCACGCGGTAGGTGTCCCTATGCTCGTTGATAAACCGGTACTTCACTCGGGCTGCTGAGCAAAGTACCTGGCGGTGGGTCCAATTGGTCGTTGCAACACCTGAATATTCGGCTTAACCGTCGAGAGGTGACCAATGGCCACACTGGGAAGACCGGGCTTAACCAACGCGCAAAAGGCTGAACTATGGGATCGCTGGCAGAAAGGTGAGTTTCAAAGCGAATTTGGGCGAGTGGTGGGGAAGTTTCCCGCATCAATCTTCGGCATCCTGCGATTACATGGCGGCATCCGGCCGGCCATACCAAAGCGTGCGCCGCTGACGTTGACACGCTGCTCCGAATCATCCGGTTTTGCAGCCTTGATCCACTTGTAAAGGCTGTGGGCCGACACGCCGAGCCGCTCGGATACTTCGGCCACTGAATAGCCGCGCTCGATGACTTGCCGAACGGCCTCGTCTTTAAATTCCGGGGTAAATCTCTGGTTGCTCATGGCACTTCCTCCTATGCTCAAATCATAGGGCCGAAGTGTCTATGAGAGCCGGGCAAGTCCAATCATAGGGCCGAAATGTCTATGAGAGTCGGGCAAGTCCAGCATTGAATGCAGGAGTATGCGGTGTCAGCTGTCATATGCCGTATGGGCATTGCGCATGTTGCTTTGCAATCATCATATGCAGTGAGATATCGTCCTCTGAACCCGGCATCATCGCCCTTTTAGGATGCACTGTAGTACCCAGGACGAATTTCGCTTCGACATCGCAATTCGTTCGTGCCAGGGCTCAGGGACAATCATAAGGAGATGTATTCATGATCATGTGGCATCCCGCGAAAGCTTCGCGATCGTCGGCACGTATCGCTCCCCGGATCGTATTGGCCGTCGCCTGCCTCTGGATGTGCCTGGTCGCACAGGTCGCCATGGGAGCTGAGATGACATCTCAGTCGCTGTTGGGTCGTTGGGCCATGCGCGGGATACCCGTCGAGGCAGGTGACGCGATGATAACGGTGATTCAAAAGACCGATGGCGACCAGCTCAAGGTCATCCCGCCTCGCGATCTTGCGAATGCCACCGGGGGCGCCGTGGTGGTGGCAAAGACCGGGGACGGGAAGTATGCCTCGCTACCCTCGCAGGATGCCCAGGTAACACTCACCTTCCAATCACCACATGCGGCACACCTCGAGATATTGCGCGATCATCGAGGCGAGAAAGCGAATTACTCCATCGATCTCGTGCATCTGAATTAGTCAACGAGGGCGCCCATGGTGCCCTCGTTGTTTATTGCTCCGCAGCTGGCAGTTTTGAGGGGGTTCTACCCCATTATCGGCCCATGATAAGAACAACTTACGGACACAACCGCCTGTTGCGCCCACATTTGCCCTGCTCCATCAAGCAGCTGCGCGATCCGGATGGCATCGCAAACTGTTTTTTCCTGCAAACTACATCGTCATAATCCGCACGTCCGTGTGCGGGACAATCTTTGATGTACAGACTTATGCTTGGGCCAGCGCGTGATTGATGGCCGCGCAAATCGCGGCGACCTGGGCATCGTTGCATTGCTGCGGCGTGGCTTTGGGGCTATCCGGATAGACTTCGGTGGTGGTCACGAATCGGGCATGGGTAATGCCTGCGCACAGGCCCAGCTGCTTGACGGGATATTCGATAACACCGGGTGCTACCACCGGGCTGCCGATGATCATGCCGTCCGCATCGGCCGGTGCGATATGGGTCACGGCCTGCACGGCGGCGATGATCGCCTGCTGGAAGTCGCGCTGCGGATGCTCGCTGTCATCGACCAGGTAAAACCCGTCGGGAATACCACCTGGCGGCAAGGGCTTGCCATCACGCGCGGCCAGCGCCGGCCGGAATTCGGAATCGTCGGTATCGGTGGTTTCGTGCAGATCGATATGCATCAGGCAGTCGCCGCGCAACGGTTCGGTCAACGCCCACAAGGCTGCCGATTCAGCGGCCGGGCTGTCTTCGCGGAATGAACGGTTCGGATCGATGGCATCGGGATTCCAGCGCTGGATGTGTTCATAGCCCCAGGGGCTGACGCAAGGCACCACCAGCAGATTCGCGCGATCGGCAAAGCCCCCTGCCCGTGTTTTCAGAAACTGCAGCGCACCATGAACGCCACTGGTTTCATATCCATGGACGCCGCCCGTCACAAGCACGGTTGGCAGCGCCTGATTCCAGGACTTGCTTCGCACAGCATAAAGAGGATAGATATCATGGCCATAGGTGTGTCGGCCATATTCGCTCACCTCGAAATCGGTCCGCAAGTCGTCGATTTCGCGTACCACCTCATCGTGATAGCTGCGCTTGCGCGTCTGGGTCGCCAACCACCGTGCCTTTTCTTCGCTCCCCCACGGCTGTCCGGGCGTGCCGATGGGAAAAAATGCCTCGTTGCTCATGCTGCGGTCGATCTCGTCATGGAACTGCCCGAATTGTAACGAACATAGCGTATCGAGTATTCAGTGAATCAGGCGCCCTCCCCCTTCGGCACATCGTTGTTTGTCGTTTTCTGATCATCATGAAGACCGCCTTGCAGTCGCATCACCAGGCCGGTAACTCAGGCGGCCGCGCGTCAAGGGATCTGGCTGCCATGCAGAGGGATACCGTCTCGGTCGACGTCAAACCCTGAGTGCCTGAGCCTCGCTCCACTCCCGCAGTGCGGGCGTGCCGTCCACTCGTGATCCGGCTCGTTCAGCTCTTGCGTGGCCGCCCTCGCCGGTCGGGGTCGATACGCTTCAGGCTGACTTCTCCATTTTCCTGCAGCGGCCCGATTTCATAACGCTGTACGTCACGCAGTCGACGCAGCCGAGGAGAACTGTCTGGGTCCAGATCGACCAATGGTCGACGACACGTGGTGCAGATCAGTTCGAAATCAGCCGGCGCTGAGCAGATCTTTCTGCATCCCGGGCACTGCTTGCGGTGACGGGAACTGGGCCCCTTCACCGACGAACTGACATCAAGATGATGGACTACCCGGTTGTAGCGCTCTTCCGGCACGCCCTGCTGACTGAAGGCCTTGCCCGCCTGACGACGCACCACGTTCAAGGCCTCGCGACGGCTGCCCTGAGCACGTTGACGGGCCGGCATCAACTCGGTGTCATCTGGGCTCCAGTACTGCGGTGCCGCCTCCTTCAGTCCGAGATCGGCTGGCATGGGCAAATGGCCCGGATCAGGCAAGGCCGCAATCCGGCGGCCGATCCAGCTGAAAGCAAAGCCGGTGGCCAGCAGCTTGCCGCAGGCCTGGTCAAAGGCCCCGCCAATAATGATGGCATGCCCTATTCTTCTGCCGGTCTGTCGTTGACCGGGAATACCTTCGGCGCAGGGCAGCAATCCGATACGGATCATCTGGTCCGCCAGCAGGCGATCATGATAGCCGTCATCGACATAACTTCGCATGGCCGGCTCATCGTCCAGATCAAGCACAGCCTCCTCGTCCGGCCCAGCCTCATCGTCATCTTTCTCCAGTTCATCCAGCCAATGACGAGGCGGATCGCGGTGAGCATCGAGCGCCTGCAGGCGGACTTCCTCGTCCTTGATCCGCCCCCGCCAAGCTCGGGCCATCTGGTGAACCATGGTCGACAACGTCGCCTGCAAGGGTCGCAGCACGATCATGTTCGGATTCAGGGATATCTCGTCGACCTGCAAGGCCTCACCCTCCGGAGCCGGTGCATACAAGAGATTTTTTCTCGCGTAATGACCGTTGCGTCCGCGACAAGGACTGTAGGAAATCATGCAACGGGGAACGGCTCCGTCGAACAACTCCCGATTGAAGAAATCGAAAGCCTCGACCAGTTCGTCCTTGATCTGCTCGTAGGGAATCGTGGGTGTACTCACTGCTATTCTCCGTTACAAAACAGAACTATTTTAAAACAATACATTGCATTATATTTATCTGATCTTCCAGCCAGGAAAATTGACCGGCGGATGCGCAAGAAGGCGGCCCGGTCATACACAAGACCTGGCTCGCCATGACATGGCTTGGATCTGCCTTGGGCAGACCAGGTGCTGCATGGTGCCGACCACGAAGCCACTCAGTCTGGCCTGTCCCTGGCAGTGGAAGAAATCGCGCCAGGCTGACAGGATATGCCCGATAGCTTGCCGGGGCAGGCGGATACGCCTGAACAGCCCGCCCGTCACCTGAATCGCTGGTCCAGGTTGCCCCTCGCTCCGGCCAGTCTGGGGGACCCTCATCGCGCGATCACTCTCGCGAGTATCGCGCCGGCCTTACGGCGACCTCGATCAGTCCGGTGACGAGCTCCGCAGCAAGGCAAGTTCAGCTTCCAGTTCAGCCAACCGGAACTGCAACTGATCCCGCTCGGACTGCAAGCTCAAGGCCCGGCTGCGCCAGTAGCCCGTTTCCAGCCCCACATTGACCAATTGTTCGGTCAACCGTTCCGAATGAGCTTTTTCGATACCGAGGCCGCTGTCCCGCCCGGCCATCAAGGCATGCCGGGCGGCGAGCTCACGCGCCTCCTCTGCGCGGCGCTCCCGCCAGCGACGCTGACGCTCGGCGTTGGACAAGGCATCCGGCTTGCGAGGACGGCCGCGACCTCGGCGTGGCTTGAGCTCCATGCCGACAGTACCGGGGTCGTTTTCATCAATCATTGGGCGCACCTGCAAGGTTGGCCTGACATTTTACGTTACATAGCATAAAACAGTCACTGACGTTATGTAACAGATATCATCCACGCAGGCCGTCTACACTGCCTGTCCTGCATCCAGAACATCCTGATCATTCACCCGATCCACCGTGATGACGGCACTCCGGCAGGCAAACGACGACCGGTCGCGGCCGAGTCCACAAGCGACCCTGCAGCATCTCCATGCTTCAGACAGACCGCCTGCCTTGCCATTGAATGCACCACCTGAGCCGAAACCCACGCCCCCTCCTTGGCCGATCGAGCGACATGAGCTGACCCGCATCGCATCGCCGGACAGAGACCGATGCGGCGGATTCCGAAGTGAGCTCCAACAAGCTGATCAGTCGTCTGCTCCAGACATCACTACACCGGCATCATGACGCGTCCAGCGGCGAATAGGCGGACGGCTGTGAGTGCTGCGCCGGCCAGAAACCGCCCGAAACGGCCTCATTAGACCGCCCGGCCTTGCCATTTCCCGTATCGCAAGACCGGCGGCCTGCCTCAGTGCATTCTGTCCGGCAGAGGCTGCCTTCCGCACCGATACCAAGGGCCGGACCAGGATTCGATGGCCCGGCCTTTCGCTTACTTGGCCGCTTCGTGGGCCTTGACCGCATCCAGGGCTCGCGCCGAGTAGACCAGAGCCGCACCGGCATTCAAGGCAACGGCAACGCCGAGCGCTTCGGCGATCTCTGCCTCGCTGGCTCCA is part of the Frateuria aurantia DSM 6220 genome and encodes:
- a CDS encoding M14 family metallopeptidase, whose translation is MSNEAFFPIGTPGQPWGSEEKARWLATQTRKRSYHDEVVREIDDLRTDFEVSEYGRHTYGHDIYPLYAVRSKSWNQALPTVLVTGGVHGYETSGVHGALQFLKTRAGGFADRANLLVVPCVSPWGYEHIQRWNPDAIDPNRSFREDSPAAESAALWALTEPLRGDCLMHIDLHETTDTDDSEFRPALAARDGKPLPPGGIPDGFYLVDDSEHPQRDFQQAIIAAVQAVTHIAPADADGMIIGSPVVAPGVIEYPVKQLGLCAGITHARFVTTTEVYPDSPKATPQQCNDAQVAAICAAINHALAQA